Genomic window (Lycium ferocissimum isolate CSIRO_LF1 unplaced genomic scaffold, AGI_CSIRO_Lferr_CH_V1 ctg594, whole genome shotgun sequence):
aaaagagaaaacaaagtaAGAAAATGTATTATTATAATCGGTAATAGACGATCATTATTCCAATCGGTAGTAGACGATTATTTCACCGGCCCTTGATGCCTTTGACAATCACAATTAATTTAGTGGCAGAGTGCTGTAACTGTCAGTAGTGATTATTAAAATTTCAAGGTACGTACAATGAATGTTATGTTGTGAGTTTCACTAGCATGCTTTCTGAGAGCTCAATTTTTTGAAGATATTTGCAGTTCATCAGTATTGACAGAAAATGTCTGATAAAAGCAAATTAATTAAGGAGAAAGAGTTACTCACCATAGTGGCAAATGTGACAGAGATGAAAACAAGGGATGCATTGCTAAGGTTGACATCCATTGCCGTTGTGAGAGCTGTCGGTACAACTGCATAAGGCAAAGGCCATCTATAGTATTAGTTGTTAGAGAGTGACCAAGGTTAGAAATAAAAGACATAAGAGACTATATGTCTTGAACTCATGGAGAATGAAAACTGAGCTTCAAGTAGATGTGCTAACTTGAACAAACATAAAGATTCTAGTACATGCAGAAACTGTCTCATATTGTTCACAGAAATCACTTCATTAGAAACCATTGTCGATATATCAGTTATCAGCTAATAAGTGTAACATATGGCTAACCAAGTCACAAGCTGCGGCAAGCCAATTAGCGTTTAGCATATGAAATTGTAAACTCATAAGAGGCACACACTAGACACAAAGAGAAGCATAGAAGGATCAATCGAGCCCATTAATAACTCCTACTCTCGTCTTTGTTACGTTTTGTAAATAATCCTACTGCAAAAGTGGATAAACAAATTACACATATATCCTGCTCTATAATATCCATACGCCTTTCAAAATACTATCAACTTTCTACTCTACTCTGCTCTCCTctttttcctctcttccaaaCTTGTTTTACAGGTTTTCAATGTCGGAAAAGTCATTGCCCATAATATGAGACACTTCTTCAACAAATCATGCAGTAATATACTTGAAAGAAAAAGTCATTAATAGTCATAAATGTACCTTTCAAAGAATAGTctctccaagacatcattacTGTAGGTTGAAATCTTTGAGACCAGAACCCAGTAATGGCCTTGGACAAAACTGCTTGCATGGTAAAGTGGACAGTGTTCATAAGTAAAGGAGCAGGGAACTTCCCGAGATGATCCCCGAGAAGAGTTTTATTGTACCTATTCCACATGTCAATACATGAGAAGAACAAAGACATACTTAAAGcttcaacaaacaacaacaattacgTCCAGTCTCAAACAAGCTGGgatcggctatatgaatcctcattgATCATGTTCTCCATTTCGATTCATCTCAGGCCaacattttacaacataaaaaaaattgaaaagcacTAGAAGTTCTCTATATTTCCTACTGGCATAAGAATCTCTACTATATAGGGCTAAAAGACTCCTAGAAAGCCCTTTGACCTAATGTAAACATATAAACATGACTAAAGTATTTCGGAAGCTTCAATACACAAAtgcaacaacaactactactacGCCTCAATCTTAAACAAGTTtggtcggctatatgaatcctcactgaCCATGTTCCCCGTTTAAATTCACCTCAGGCTAACATTCtacaaaattaatattaaaagtgaaaagtaCAAAAAGTTGATATTTCCTATCGGCATCAGAATCTCTAATAGGCTAAAAGACTCCAAGAAAGCATGGGGCCTAAAGTAAACGTATAATCAAGACTAAAATACTTCTGAAGCTCCAATAAACAATAACTACGGCTCAGTCTCAAACAAGCTGAGATccgctatatgaatcctcattgATCATGTTCCCCATTTAAATTCATCTCAGGCCAACACTtcacaaaataaaaatgaaacgTACTAGAAGTTCTCTATATTTCCCACTGGCTTAAGAATCTCTAATATATAGGGCTAAACAACTCCTAGAAAGCATAGGACCTAAAGTAAACTTACAACCATGACTACAAAAATTTCAATACACATCAACGAAAAAAGACAAGAATGCAACGAAATGCAATACTTACAATGTCAAGAACAAGCTGACACTGTACCATACAAGGATGAAGAATAATGTCTTCAACACATCAACTTCAGAAATAGCACCATTCTTTGAAACTGCCTGTGGTGAGTCATGGTAGTCCAAGAAAGCTGAACGACCATCATCATCGTCGCTATCATCCTTCTCATCATCATCGACAGATCCTCGATGACTCGATGAACCATTCTCCACGTCAAATGGAACATACCTATCTTCTCCACTAGCAAAATCACCACCACCGCCCCTCATCATCCTGTGCTTAAAGTTACTACTATGTTGGTTTGTCTCTGTGCCTATagatacatttatttctttccccTTTGGCAATTCGAAATCGAAATCATCTGCATTAAGATTATGTCTATTGACTATTTGAGATGAATGAAGGGTGCCAttttcatcaaaccaaccaGAAAAAGAAGGGTCCCTATGACAACTTGAACCTGAATCTTTGGAGGTCCATAATAAGTTGTCACTTTTAGTACTACCCTCCTCTATATTATCTTTACTTAAATCACTTTCTACCATCTCATTTGTTTGCATATAGAGTCATATAGGCAGGGCTAGAATTCTTGAAATATCACATGAAAGTTTTAAAATTCTAATAGCCTAAGGGAtttgaattcttgaaatttgTAAAATTGTATAAAAGGGGTTGTGTTAAATAATTTGAGACTTATCAAaatggaaaaattggaattgttttaaatatagAGTGAAATGAAGGGAGAACTTCACATTGAATTTTAAAGAAGAAATCATTCTGGGCTTAGAGATTCACAGAATCCCACAGAAGTTTAATCGatcccaaaaaatatatatatatatataaataaaaataaaaataaaagatcaaTAGGGATCAAACATCATGCATGTCAAAGAATGCAATTAAAACAAAGGATTAAGAATAAAGATGAAAGATGAAAGATGAAGACATGCAAAGCTGATCAGAATCAGAAAGTGAAGCTTGTGATTTGATCCGTTAATTTCCGTTAGGTGGGCCCGTcgtgggggcggggggggggggtgggggtagtCTTCTCTTGGaaattcttctttttaatttgcatTAATGGTGTTCTTGTAATGAACTAATTAGAAATTATATGGAGTCATATGATGGGAAATATGTTCCATATTAGAGTAATTTGCATAAATGTGTGCACTTTTTTTATAATTTGCACCTATCCTCTATTTTCAAGTGAGTTAAAAAAAACGGAAAAGGTTCAAAAAGGTCCTTAACCAATCAGAAATGGCTCAAAAGTGTCTTCCTTTCACCTATTGAATAAAAAAGcccttaatattttttttaggttCAAAATTTCCCTCTCAGTTAATAGAAATATGacatgaaaattaattaaacaagtGGCTTTTTTATTGGTCCACATAAAGTTCGACCCAACTAAAACTGACCCGACCAAACCCAACACCAAACCCGTTTCTAGTAA
Coding sequences:
- the LOC132045074 gene encoding probable sugar phosphate/phosphate translocator At1g06470: MQTNEMVESDLSKDNIEEGSTKSDNLLWTSKDSGSSCHRDPSFSGWFDENGTLHSSQIVNRHNLNADDFDFELPKGKEINVSIGTETNQHSSNFKHRMMRGGGGDFASGEDRYVPFDVENGSSSHRGSVDDDEKDDSDDDDGRSAFLDYHDSPQAVSKNGAISEVDVLKTLFFILVWYSVSLFLTLYNKTLLGDHLGKFPAPLLMNTVHFTMQAVLSKAITGFWSQRFQPTVMMSWRDYSLKVVPTALTTAMDVNLSNASLVFISVTFATMCKSASPIFLLFFAFAFRLESPSVKLLVIILVISVGILLTVAKETEFEFWGFVFVMLAAVMSGFRWSMTQILLQKEAYGLKNPLTLMSYVTPVMAISTAFLSLIFDPWHKFGHTNYFDSSWHIARSCLLMLFGGTLAFFMVLTEYILVSITSAVTVTIAGVVKEAVTILVAVFYFHDDFTWMKGFGLMTIMFGVSLFNWYKYDKLQKGSACEDEIGSPLGNAAAKYVILEEMEDQDHGP